The DNA sequence TTCCAAAACCCACACCGGTTCACCGTAGCCATTTTTAGTCACATCAACGGTTTTCGCGGGACGAAGCTTGTCCCCGAGATGAACCCGAATATAATGGTACGCAATCTCGCGAGCTTCCTTTTCGGTTACCCGGAGGTCGAGTGGTTCACCTCTGAGAATAGCCATGACACGATTTGTGATTAGTCGTGGCTCGAAGGGCTCGCCGTCGTACTTCAAAATAGTATCCGTGCAAGAAAAACCGGTTTCGGCTCGAAGGTGTCTGGCAAACTGTCCGCTAGCGTTGACTTCCACCGCGATGGTTGTCTTGCATTTATCCAGAATTTCGAGCGCCTCTTTTGAATGGAGAGGAAAAAGATATTTGAAATTCAGTTGATTTGCGGTAATGCCTTCTTCTTGCAATTGTTCCAGGGTTTCCTGAATAACGCCCCAGGTCGAACCCCAACTTATGAGGGTAACTTCAGCGTCAGCTGGACCCTCTAATGCTGGGGGTTCTAACTCTTTGAGAACTCCCTCCAACTTGCGCATGCGTTTTTCGTTAACTTTTCGCCGAACGGCCGCGTTCGTGAAAACGTCGCTGATGATCACACCATCTTCGTCATGGTCGTCAGATGCTGCCACGTAAACCATTCCTTCACTACCAATAACTGGCCGAGGCGATACCCCTGACGGCGTAAATGCATAACGCTTGAACCCGCCATTGTTTTCCATGTTTTCAGGGACTTTGCGAATCAGATCTCCACGCTTGATTTCGAGGTCGTGCGACCAGGAGCCTGGCTCGATGGTTTCGTAATTTTCGCCTAACAATAAATCGGATAAGATAATCACCGGGAGTTGAAATTGTTCAGCGATATTGAGGGCTTCAGCCGTTATGTGGTAGCAATCTGTGACGCTTTTTGGCGCCATGATGACTCGCGGAAAGTCACCTTGCGAAGCGCCCATGGCCTGGTTTAAGTCCCCTTGCTCGGTTTTGGTTGGTAACCCGGTTGA is a window from the candidate division KSB1 bacterium genome containing:
- a CDS encoding 2-oxoacid:acceptor oxidoreductase subunit alpha, translating into MENNGKNSGTAPERAKEITVGFGGAAGDGLDKSGNTLATVINRLGLHAISYNSYQSLIRGGHTFLRLRISQRKEACFGDHLNVLLAMNQDSIERHAPEVNPGGVVIFNSDKISCDPSLLQESVQAIPLPFKEVTAGMGKLIPIMQNTMALGALLYLANLEFETLHKVLADIFKHKGEEVIEQNVKVAQGGFDYAKQHFESAKISIPWEFTRIPKPFFSGNAAMALGAVAGGLKFYAAYPMSPASNILHWLVTNSEKCSVLVKQAEDEIAVVNLAIGAGHAGVRSMCATSGGGFALMTEAVGEAAMLETPVVIVNVQRGGPSTGLPTKTEQGDLNQAMGASQGDFPRVIMAPKSVTDCYHITAEALNIAEQFQLPVIILSDLLLGENYETIEPGSWSHDLEIKRGDLIRKVPENMENNGGFKRYAFTPSGVSPRPVIGSEGMVYVAASDDHDEDGVIISDVFTNAAVRRKVNEKRMRKLEGVLKELEPPALEGPADAEVTLISWGSTWGVIQETLEQLQEEGITANQLNFKYLFPLHSKEALEILDKCKTTIAVEVNASGQFARHLRAETGFSCTDTILKYDGEPFEPRLITNRVMAILRGEPLDLRVTEKEAREIAYHYIRVHLGDKLRPAKTVDVTKNGYGEPVWVLE